Genomic window (Deltaproteobacteria bacterium):
GTACCTTCCGGAATCACCGAGGTCGAGAAACGCGCCGTGCGCGAGTCCGCGCTCTCCGCGAGCGCGCGCGAGGTGTACCTGATCGAGGAGCCGATGGCGGCCGCGATCGGCGCGGGCCTGCCGATCACCGAGCCGTCGGGGAACATGATCATCGACATCGGCGGCGGCACCACCGAGGTCGCGATCATCTCGCTGTCCGGAATCGTCTACGCCAACAGCGTGCGCGTCGGCGGCGACAAGATGGACGACGCGATCCTCAACTACGTGAAGCGCAAGTACAACCTCTTGATTGGCGAACGCACTGCGGAACGGATCAAGATCGAGATCGGCTCCGCCTACCCGACCGACGAGCAGCGCTCGCTGATCGTGAAGGGCCGAGACCTGGTCGCCGGCGTGCCCAAGACCCTGGAGCTGCACAGCGAGGACGTGCGCGAGGCGATCCAGGAGCCGGTGAACGCGATCGTCGAGGCGACCAAGATCGCCCTGGAGCGCACCCCGCCGGAGCTGGCTGCCGACATCGCCGACAAGGGCATCGTGCTCTCGGGCGGCGGCGCGCTTCTGGCGAACCTCGACATTCTGCTACGGGAGGAAACGGGATTGCCGATCATGTTGGCAGAGGACCCGTTCACCGCGGTGGTGATGGGGTGCGGGCGCTGCCTGGATGACGCTAGCCTGCTCAGGGATGTAACGGACCGGGCGTAAGACCCGGGAAACGAGAAAGCGGAACGTCTTGAGCGAGCAGCTGCGTCGCTACGCCTATCCGCTCCTCTATCTGCTGCTCGCGTCGCTGTCGGTGATCGGCATGGCGTCGCAGCGCGGGCCGGCCGACATCGGCATCGGGCCGCGCCTGGTGCTGAACCTGACCCTTCCGCTGGAGCGGATGGTCGCCCTGCCGGTGCAGGAGCTGCGCGGCCTGTGGAGCGACTACGTCGCCCTGGTGGGCGTGCGCGAGGAGAACGGCAAGCTGCGCGGCCAGATCGCGCGGCTCGAGGACGAGAACCACCAGTACCGCGAGGCGATCCTGTCCTCGGAGCGCTTCCAGAAGCTGGCCGGCTTCCGCGCCCAGCGCGAGATCCCGATGGTTCCCGCGAACGTGATCCACCAGGACCTGTCGCCCTGGTTCCAGTCGCTGATCCTGGACCAGGGCGCCGCGGCGGGAATCCGGCCGGGAATGCCGGTGATCACGGACTCCGGCGTCGTGGGCCTGGTCTCGGGC
Coding sequences:
- a CDS encoding rod shape-determining protein gives rise to the protein MLKVLDRLLGMFSNDLAIDLGTANTLVYAKGRGIISSEPSVVAVDTVKHRVRAVGKEAKSMLGRTPGSITAVRPLRDGVIADFEIAEAMLRYFIQKAHNRSTLLRPRIVISVPSGITEVEKRAVRESALSASAREVYLIEEPMAAAIGAGLPITEPSGNMIIDIGGGTTEVAIISLSGIVYANSVRVGGDKMDDAILNYVKRKYNLLIGERTAERIKIEIGSAYPTDEQRSLIVKGRDLVAGVPKTLELHSEDVREAIQEPVNAIVEATKIALERTPPELAADIADKGIVLSGGGALLANLDILLREETGLPIMLAEDPFTAVVMGCGRCLDDASLLRDVTDRA
- the mreC gene encoding rod shape-determining protein MreC, with product MSEQLRRYAYPLLYLLLASLSVIGMASQRGPADIGIGPRLVLNLTLPLERMVALPVQELRGLWSDYVALVGVREENGKLRGQIARLEDENHQYREAILSSERFQKLAGFRAQREIPMVPANVIHQDLSPWFQSLILDQGAAAGIRPGMPVITDSGVVGLVSGTTPGAAKVMLMIDPQSRLDAYVERTRARGTVRGAASPVCDLDHVLRQEDVAEGDLLVTSGMGGVFPKGLRVGRIAAVDRKTAGLFLGAKVVPAVDFARLDEVFVILEQRQVPDDGAFSSADEGLWPEPPPPAPEPPPVEPPP